A segment of the Chryseobacterium scophthalmum genome:
AGCATTTTAATCTTCTTTCATCACGAACAGTTTTTGAAAACATCGCACTTCCACTTGAATTGGACAATTTAAGTAAAGATAAAATCAGAGAAAAAGTGAATGAGCTTTTACAAATCGTAGGGCTTGAAGATAAAGCTCATGATTATCCTAAAAGTCTTTCGGGTGGTCAAAAACAAAGGGTTGCCATTGCAAGAGCCTTAGCGAATGATCCCTATCTCCTACTTTGTGATGAAGCGACAAGCGCACTGGATCCTGCAACGACCCAATCTATTTTACAGTTGCTTAGAGACATCAACCATCGTCTGGGAATAACAATTTTATTGATCACCCACGAGATGGAAGTCATTAAAGCCGTCTGCAACCACGTTGCCGTCATCGATAAAGGACAATTAATATCAAAAGGAACTTTGAGTGAAATTATTTCCAACAAAGAAAATCCTATCATCAAACAATTTTTAAACTCAGGTGTTATGACTATACCGCAAGAACTCAATAAAAAACTACAGAAAGAACCACAAGACGGTTTGTTCCCGTTGGTTGAAATCGAACTGAACGAAAGTATCAGCGTAGAAAAATTACTTTCTGTCATCCACGATCAATATAAAATTCCATATAAACTTCTGAAAGCTGATGTAGAATATTTGGGAGATTCCAATTTCGGGAAACTTCTGCTGCAGTTACAGGGAGAAGCTGATGAAAACCAGAAAGCAATCTATTATTTTAATCAGAATAACATTCAAAATATAGTAAAAGGTTATGCTTAGTGACACGGTAATTTCGCTTCTGTCAAAAGGAATTTGGGAGACAGTTTACATGACTTTTGTTTCAGGATTTTTCGGTTTTGTTTTGGGTCTTCCTGTTGGAGTTCTTCTTTTTGTAACCCGAAA
Coding sequences within it:
- a CDS encoding methionine ABC transporter ATP-binding protein; this translates as MIEIKNISKTFHQKKQAFKALHNINLSIEKGDIVGIIGFSGAGKSTLIRTVNLLERPDEGQIIINGKDFTKLNSKQLAHERKKIGMIFQHFNLLSSRTVFENIALPLELDNLSKDKIREKVNELLQIVGLEDKAHDYPKSLSGGQKQRVAIARALANDPYLLLCDEATSALDPATTQSILQLLRDINHRLGITILLITHEMEVIKAVCNHVAVIDKGQLISKGTLSEIISNKENPIIKQFLNSGVMTIPQELNKKLQKEPQDGLFPLVEIELNESISVEKLLSVIHDQYKIPYKLLKADVEYLGDSNFGKLLLQLQGEADENQKAIYYFNQNNIQNIVKGYA